Proteins from a single region of Alphaproteobacteria bacterium:
- the ccmA gene encoding heme ABC exporter ATP-binding protein CcmA: MLDIKNLCFFRGMQRILRNISFTLNKSEALLIKGANGSGKTTLLKLIAGLLEHEDDTIHWQGHRIKENNVHYFGHSLPVDIELTGYEMLRFWLKISNHRFKKKQIEDHLSAFKINANDFIRTYSQGQKKRLFLAYYLNSSHRPIWIMDEIFTNLDQEASDILKDAIMKHLEAGGVAILSTHEKIGLEGCRELVL, encoded by the coding sequence ATGTTAGACATTAAAAATCTTTGCTTTTTCAGAGGCATGCAACGCATCCTTCGAAATATTTCTTTTACACTTAATAAAAGTGAGGCCCTTCTTATAAAAGGTGCCAATGGATCTGGCAAAACAACCCTTTTAAAATTAATTGCGGGTTTGCTGGAGCATGAGGACGACACAATTCATTGGCAAGGCCATAGAATTAAAGAAAACAATGTTCATTATTTTGGTCATTCTTTGCCTGTGGACATTGAACTTACAGGCTATGAAATGCTTCGTTTTTGGCTTAAAATCTCAAACCATCGATTCAAAAAAAAGCAAATTGAAGATCATTTGAGTGCGTTTAAAATCAATGCGAATGATTTCATTCGAACTTATTCGCAAGGCCAAAAAAAACGATTGTTTTTAGCCTATTATTTAAATTCAAGCCACAGACCTATTTGGATTATGGATGAAATTTTCACCAATTTAGATCAAGAGGCATCTGATATTTTGAAAGACGCTATTATGAAACATCTTGAAGCGGGGGGTGTGGCGATACTTTCAACCCATGAGAAGATTGGGTTAGAGGGATGTCGGGAATTGGTTTTGTAA